AGGTTTCCACTACCGGCACTACGCCAGTTGTGCGAGGCGAATCGCTCACCGGCTTCTCCGATGAGTATGGCCACTTCGCGTATGGTCTCGGCCTTGACACCGGTCTCTTTCTCGGCATATTCTGGAGTGAATTCAGCATACTCCTCGATCATCTTCTGGATGAAGTTCTCAAAGCCGACCTCGATACTTGGATGACGTTTTTCCAGATATTCCTGCCAATTGACCCATTTCTCCATATAGGTCCTATTGTAAAGGCCTTCTTCCAGGATGATCTTGGCCATGGCGAGCAGCATGGCTGCCTCGGTACCGGGATAGGTCGGTAGCCAGTAGTCTGACATGCTCGCGGTATTGGATAGGCGAGGGTCCATGGTGGCCAGCTTGGCGCCCTTCATCTTGCCCTCTATGATCCGCTGGGCATGTGGATTGAAATAGTGCCCACTTTCCAAATGTGCAGAGACGAGTAGGATGAATTTGGCATTGGCATGATCCGGGCTTGGACGGTCGTGACCGTACCAGATATTGTATCCGAAACGCGCTCCAGAACTACAGATATTGGTGTGGCTGTTGTGCCCATCTACTCCCCATGACTGGAGTACACGATTGGCATAGCCCTCATGGCCCGGTCGGCCCACATGGTATGCGATCTCGTTATTGCGTTTCTCCTTGAGCGCTTTGCGGATACGTGTTGCAATGGTATCCAGAGCCTCATCCCAAGAGACCCGTTCCCATCCTCCTTCACCACGTTTGCCTTTTCTCTTCAGCGGATAGAGGATGCGCTCCGGATCGGTGATCTGATTGATAGTGGCCGGACCTTTGGCGCAATTTCGGCCCCGGCTCCCCGGGTGATAGGGATTCCCCTCGAATTTTCTGATGGTGCCTTCCTCCTTGTCGATATACGCAGTCAGACCACAGGCACTCTCACAATTGAAACATGTCGTAGGAACGATGGTGTATGCTTTCTTCTCCTTCTTAGGCCAGGCCTTGGCCTCATATTCTTCCCAGTGATCCCACTGGTCCATAGGAGGGAATTTGTCCAGATCGGTCTGAGTCATACGGTCGAGGACGGGGTCGCGTTCCTCATGGAGATTCGGGATGGCTCCTATCTTCTCGGCTATCCGTTCTATCAGTGTGTGATTCTTCTTCGTCATGATTTGCTGATTGAGGTGGATTAACTGAGCGGTATGCGTTGAGGGGCCTCTACCCAGATGTGTTCGGTGAGATAGATGCCTGCAAGTACAAGGATGGAAGACAAGGCCAAAGACCATGCTGAAGGAATGAAGGCCATAAGCAGGATCGGAATCACATTTCCAGCGATTACCACTCCGATCCAGAATCTTCGTGCATACTGTCCTTTGAGGATCATGTCCACTGTTGTCTTCGCATCCTGTGTCGGATGTGTGGTCATGAACTCCAAAAGCATAGTGAAGAGATTGATGCCTAAGGCGATCAAGAAGATAGTCTTGAAGTAGGCGATCGCAGTCCAGGAATACTCCATGAATATGCCTGTCAGTACGATTACAGCCGATCCGGCCATAACAGAGTGTACAAGCATATGGATGGCTAATGTAGGGCTCTGCCAGAAGTCCCGGCCTTTGGCCTGAGCAAACAGAAAGGCCGTGTATACCGAAACGATCACTGCAGTGATCCCAGTAAGTACGAGTATGGTCGGCAAGGCCCCTAGCCAGTTATTCCAAAGCGCCACACCGAGGAGAGTGAGCAACCCACCAAATACTGTGATGCTGTAGCCACCTTTGACCAGCCAAGAGCCCCAATGCGGCCTGAGCAGGACATAGGCGAAACGTTTGGGCTGGTCCAAGTCCTTGATCAGTAGGATTCCGGTCAAGGTCAAAAAAACGAGACCGAAGATGATAGTTGTCCAGAAGAGTGAGGAATCTGCCTGGAATCTTCCCAAGATGAATCCGATGAAGGCCACTAGGAATACACCTGAAGATATGGCCTTGGTCCAGACATATGCCGAGACCTCCCAGCCCCAGAGGATACCTTTATCAGGCGTGTTGTAGACTTCCTTGGCCTGGTTCATGACCACTTCCACTGTTCGAGGTGCATGGCCCTTGGATGAAGCAGTGCTTCCATTCATCCGCTGTACTTCGGCTAGAAGATCCACATTGCTGTTGGCCAATTTCTCCGCTTCCTTGGCAAAGTGACCTACACCGTGACTCTGTGAGCCCCATAGGGATACTCCAGGTTTCGAAGAAGCCGCTGGTACCAAAGAGGTATCATCTGCATCGATATAGAATAAGTTGGGAATCGTTCCCTTCTCGGTCTTCCGGGCTTTGGCCGGTTGACGGGATAGCAACTGAGCGATCTCCGTATCGGGATTCTCCATATCCCCGCTGATGATCGCATGCTCTGGACAGATATTGACGCAGGCAGGCTCCAGACCCACATCTATGCGGTGTGCACAATAGTTGCATTTGGCAGCTGTGTGCGTCTCCGGGTCGATATACAGCGCATCATAGGGGCAGGCCTGCATACAGGATTTACATCCGATACAACGCTCCTTATCGAAATCCACGATA
The DNA window shown above is from Flavobacteriales bacterium and carries:
- a CDS encoding molybdopterin-dependent oxidoreductase yields the protein MTKKNHTLIERIAEKIGAIPNLHEERDPVLDRMTQTDLDKFPPMDQWDHWEEYEAKAWPKKEKKAYTIVPTTCFNCESACGLTAYIDKEEGTIRKFEGNPYHPGSRGRNCAKGPATINQITDPERILYPLKRKGKRGEGGWERVSWDEALDTIATRIRKALKEKRNNEIAYHVGRPGHEGYANRVLQSWGVDGHNSHTNICSSGARFGYNIWYGHDRPSPDHANAKFILLVSAHLESGHYFNPHAQRIIEGKMKGAKLATMDPRLSNTASMSDYWLPTYPGTEAAMLLAMAKIILEEGLYNRTYMEKWVNWQEYLEKRHPSIEVGFENFIQKMIEEYAEFTPEYAEKETGVKAETIREVAILIGEAGERFASHNWRSAGSGNL
- the nrfD gene encoding polysulfide reductase NrfD, which codes for MKYGFVIDNRKCIGCHACTTACKSEHEVPVGVNRTWVKQVEKGEFPDTRRLFSVMRCNHCTDAPCVEICPTEALFIREDGIVDFDKERCIGCKSCMQACPYDALYIDPETHTAAKCNYCAHRIDVGLEPACVNICPEHAIISGDMENPDTEIAQLLSRQPAKARKTEKGTIPNLFYIDADDTSLVPAASSKPGVSLWGSQSHGVGHFAKEAEKLANSNVDLLAEVQRMNGSTASSKGHAPRTVEVVMNQAKEVYNTPDKGILWGWEVSAYVWTKAISSGVFLVAFIGFILGRFQADSSLFWTTIIFGLVFLTLTGILLIKDLDQPKRFAYVLLRPHWGSWLVKGGYSITVFGGLLTLLGVALWNNWLGALPTILVLTGITAVIVSVYTAFLFAQAKGRDFWQSPTLAIHMLVHSVMAGSAVIVLTGIFMEYSWTAIAYFKTIFLIALGINLFTMLLEFMTTHPTQDAKTTVDMILKGQYARRFWIGVVIAGNVIPILLMAFIPSAWSLALSSILVLAGIYLTEHIWVEAPQRIPLS